GCCGTAGTGCATGACGTTTTACGCCACAGGATTGGGGTGACTTATGAAGCGGAAGCAGAAAACATTACTTCTGTAGATATCATCAACAAGATTGTAAACGAGGTCGAAGTACCTTAAGAAGTTTACAGTTGCAGTCGCTGTATACAGTTTCCGATCGACACTGCCCACTGCGACTGCGACTGAATACTAAAGCAAATGGATACAAAAGAGCTTTTAAAAAAGGTCCGCAAGATTGAAATCAAGACCCGCAGGCTGAGCGACCACATTTTTTCGGGTGAATATCACACGTCGTTTAAAGGGCGCGGTATGACATTTTCTGAAGTGCGCCAGTACCAGTACGGTGACGATATACGTGCGATCGACTGGAATGTGACGGCACGCTACAATGAGCCATACGTGAAGATTTTCGAGGAAGAACGCGAACTTACGATGATGCTGATGGTGGACATTTCAGGTTCTGAAAGTTTCGGTACCAGAAGCCAGTTCAAAAATGAGATCGTGACTGAAATTGCGGCGACTTTGGCATTTTCCGCAACGCAAAACAACGATAAGATCGGATTGATCCTTTTTTCAGACCAGATCGAATTGTACATCCCGCCGAAAAAGGGAAAATCACACGTGCTGCGCATCATCCGCGAACTTATCGAATTTCAGCCAAAAAGCCGTAAAACCGACATCGCACAGGCATTGCGGTTCCT
This genomic stretch from Flavobacterium pallidum harbors:
- a CDS encoding DUF58 domain-containing protein, with the protein product MDTKELLKKVRKIEIKTRRLSDHIFSGEYHTSFKGRGMTFSEVRQYQYGDDIRAIDWNVTARYNEPYVKIFEEERELTMMLMVDISGSESFGTRSQFKNEIVTEIAATLAFSATQNNDKIGLILFSDQIELYIPPKKGKSHVLRIIRELIEFQPKSRKTDIAQALRFLSGTQKKKAIVFLISDFMSDDFEQPLKIASKKHDLTGVRVYDPREEKMPNIGMVPMTDAETGKLQLVNTGAKSVRMAYEKYYHDKVKYFKETFSKCGSGVVNTRVDESYVTRLLGYFKSRS